Proteins from a genomic interval of Scatophagus argus isolate fScaArg1 chromosome 6, fScaArg1.pri, whole genome shotgun sequence:
- the LOC124061024 gene encoding granzyme B(G,H)-like isoform X2 has protein sequence MLILCKLVILILALTLDGHVHAGEIIGGHKAVPHSRPYMVILERKMNDGKTKYCDGFLLNEDFVMTAAHCQASNYTVLLGVHDFHEQNGVQRVFVKDAFPHEDNNATEFSNDIMLLKLSSKAKLSQNVKPIVLAGQNDDSLPQSCIVSGWGSTADNNGYPSPVLMEVNVTLVDFKPCAEKHLYCSLGEKGPGSGDSGGPLVCEDGIAYGVVSYSIKTIAGDQKIYCYTKIPDYINWIKQTVKMHD, from the exons ATGCTAATCCTCTGTAAACTGGTAATACTGATACTTGCACTGACTCTTGACGGTCATG TTCATGCTGGGGAAATCATTGGAGGTCACAAGGCTGTACCACACAGCAGGCCATACATGGTGATTTTGGAGCGAAAAATGAACGATGGTAAAACAAAGTACTGTGACGGCTTCCTTTTGAATGAAGATTTTGTGATGACTGCAGCCCACTGCCAAGCCAG taaCTACACAGTCCTCCTGGGTGTTCACGATTTCCATGAACAGAATGGGGTACAGAGAGTGTTTGTGAAAGACGCCTTTCCACATGAAGACAACAATGCAACAGAGTTTTCAAATGACATAATGCTTCTTAAG TTGAGCTCCAAGGCAAAGTTGAGCCAAAATGTGAAACCTATTGTTCTCGCTGGCCAAAATGATGATTCTCTGCCACAATCATGCATCGTCTCCGGCTGGGGATCAACAGCTGACAACAATGGATATCCATCGCCTGTGCTCATGGAGGTCAATGTGACACTTGTTGACTTTAAACCTTGTGCTGAGAAACACCTGTACTGCTCGCTAGGAGAGAAGGGACCAGGCAGT GGAGACTCTGGTGGTCCGTTGGTCTGTGAAGATGGAATAGCATATGGGGTGGTGTCCTACAGCATCAAAACAATCGCTGGTGACCAGAAAATCTATTGTTATACTAAGATTCCTGACTACATAAACTGGATCAAGCAGACCGTTAAAATGCATGATTAA
- the LOC124061024 gene encoding granzyme B(G,H)-like isoform X3, which translates to MLILCKLVILILALTLDGHVHAGEIIGGHKAVPHSRPYMVILERKMNDGKTKYCDGFLLNEDFVMTAAHCQASNYTVLLGVHDFHEQNGVQRVFVKDAFPHEDNNATEFSNDIMLLKLSSKAKLSQNVKPIVLAGQNDDSLPQSCIVSGWGSTADNNGYPSPVLMEVNVTLVDFKPCAEKHLYCSLGEKGPGSGDSGGPLVCEDGIAYGVVSYSIKTIAGDQKIYCYTKIPDYINWIKQTVKMHD; encoded by the exons ATGCTAATCCTCTGTAAACTGGTAATACTGATACTTGCACTGACTCTGGACGGTCATG TTCATGCTGGGGAAATCATTGGAGGTCACAAGGCTGTACCACACAGCAGGCCATACATGGTGATTTTGGAGCGAAAAATGAACGATGGTAAAACAAAGTACTGTGACGGCTTCCTTTTGAATGAAGATTTTGTGATGACTGCAGCCCACTGCCAAGCCAG taaCTACACAGTCCTCCTGGGTGTTCACGATTTCCATGAACAGAATGGGGTACAGAGAGTGTTTGTGAAAGACGCCTTTCCACATGAAGACAACAATGCAACAGAGTTTTCAAATGACATAATGCTTCTTAAG TTGAGCTCCAAGGCAAAGTTGAGCCAAAATGTGAAACCTATTGTTCTCGCTGGCCAAAATGATGATTCTCTGCCACAATCATGCATCGTCTCCGGCTGGGGATCAACAGCTGACAACAATGGATATCCATCGCCTGTGCTCATGGAGGTCAATGTGACACTTGTTGACTTTAAACCTTGTGCTGAGAAACACCTGTACTGCTCGCTAGGAGAGAAGGGACCAGGCAGT GGAGACTCTGGTGGTCCGTTGGTCTGTGAAGATGGAATAGCATATGGGGTGGTGTCCTACAGCATCAAAACAATCGCTGGTGACCAGAAAATCTATTGTTATACTAAGATTCCTGACTACATAAACTGGATCAAGCAGACCGTTAAAATGCATGATTAA
- the LOC124061024 gene encoding granzyme B-like isoform X1 → MLILCKLVILILALTLDGHVNAVEVIGGHKAVPHSRPYMVILERKMSDGKTKYCDGFLLNEDFVMTAAHCQASNYTVLLGVHNFHKQNGVQRVFVKDAFPHEDNSATEYSNDIMLLKLSSKAKFSPNVKPISLAVQSDDFLPQSCIVSGWGSTADNNGYESPVLMEVNVTLVDFEPYAEKHLYCSVGEKGPGCGDSGGPLVCEDGIAYGVVSFSTKISPYDQKIYGYTKIPDYINWIKQTIKIHD, encoded by the exons ATGCTAATCCTCTGTAAACTGGTAATACTGATACTTGCACTGACTCTGGACGGTCATG TTAATGCTGTGGAAGTCATTGGAGGTCACAAGGCTGTACCACACAGCAGGCCATACATGGTGATTTTGGAGCGAAAAATGAGCGATGGCAAAACAAAGTACTGTGACGGCTTCCTTTTGAATGAAGATTTTGTGATGACTGCAGCCCACTGCCAAGCCAG taaCTACACAGTCCTCCTGGGTGTTCACAATTTCCATAAACAGAATGGGGTACAGAGAGTGTTTGTGAAAGACGCCTTTCCACATGAAGACAACAGTGCAACAGAGTATTCAAATGACATAATGCTTCTTAAG TTGAGCTCCAAGGCAAAGTTCAGCCCAAATGTGAAACCCATTTCTCTTGCTGTCCAAAGTGATGATTTTCTGCCACAATCATGCATCGTCTCCGGCTGGGGATCAACAGCTGACAACAATGGATATGAATCGCCTGTGCTCATGGAGGTCAATGTGACACTTGTTGACTTTGAACCTTATGCTGAGAAACACCTGTACTGCTCCGTGGGAGAGAAGGGACCAGGCTGT GGAGACTCTGGTGGTCCGTTGGTCTGTGAAGATGGAATAGCATATGGGGTGGTGTCCTTCAGCACCAAAATAAGCCCATATGACCAGAAAATCTATGGCTATACTAAGATTCCTGACTACATAAACTGGATCAAGCAGACCATTAAAATTCATGATTAA
- the LOC124061025 gene encoding granzyme B-like: MFIHCTLVMLIFALTLDGQVDAGKVIGGHEAVPHSRPYMVIVLRHMDNGQTMNCDGFLLNEDFVMTAAHCQGRSYTVQLGVHNVHSNDIQEIKVEQAFPHKDYNSNSIMNDIMLLKLGSKAKFSKVVKHISLADQSDDCLPKSCIVSGWGLTAENNKYSSTVLMEVNVTLTDNQLCAEINCYCSGGEKGPGKGDSGGPLVCEDGIAYGVVSFSTKISPCDQKIYGYTKIPDYINWIKQTIKMHG; the protein is encoded by the exons ATGTTTATCCACTGTACACTGGTTATGCTGATATTTGCACTGACTCTTGATGGCCAAG TTGATGCAGGAAAAGTCATTGGAGGTCACGAGGCTGTGCCGCACAGCAGGCCTTACATGGTGATTGTGTTAAGACACATGGACAACGGCCAAACAATGAACTGTGATGGCTTCCTTTTGAATGAGGATTTTGTGATGACTGCAGCCCACTGCCAAGGCAG gTCCTACACAGTCCAATTAGGAGTTCACAATGTCCACAGTAACGATATACAGGAGATTAAGGTGGAACAAGCATTTCCACATAAAGACTACAATTCAAATTCTATAATGAATGACATAATGCTTCTTAAG TTGGGCTCCAAGGCAAAGTTCAGCAAAGTagtgaaacacatttctcttGCTGACCAGAGTGATGATTGTCTGCCAAAATCATGCATAGTCTCTGGCTGGGGACTAACAGCTGAGAACAATAAATATTCATCGACTGTACTCATGGAAGTCAACGTAACACTCACTGACAATCAGCTGTGTGCTGAAATAAACTGTTACTGCTCTGGGGGAGAGAAGGGACCGGGAAAG GGAGACTCTGGTGGTCCGTTGGTCTGTGAAGATGGAATAGCATATGGGGTGGTGTCCTTCAGCACCAAAATAAGCCCATGTGACCAGAAAATCTATGGCTATACTAAGATTCCTGACTACATAAACTGGATCAAGCAGACCATTAAAATGCATGGTTAA